In Anaerococcus prevotii DSM 20548, the genomic window CTTTGTGGTCATAGTCCTATCATCTATTATAATTCCACCCCAGCTTTCTGTATCTATATCTGAGTTGGTGTTTTTGATAAGTGGATTAGGTGATTGGCCTATGGCGATTATTACAGATTCAAACTCGCATTCTTCAAATTCACCCGTAGCTATAGGACGTCTCCTGCCAGAGCTATCTGGCTCTCCTAATTCCATTTTCTCAAGCCTTACCTTCTTAACCCAGCCATTTTCTCCTATGATTTCTACTGGATTGTGAAGATTCATAAACTTGATACCTTCTTCTCTGGCATGGTGGCTTTCTTCGATTCTTGCAGGCATTTCTTCGAAGCTTCTCCTGTAGACAACAGTTACATCCGCTCCCATTCTCTTGGCAGATCTTGCTGCATCCATCGCCACGTTTCCTCCACCTACCACACAGACTTTCTTTCCTATATGGACTGCCGTGTCATATTCAGGGAACTTGTAGGCCTTCATAAGGTTCATCCTTGTTAAAAATTCGTTAGCTGAATATACTCCATTTAAGTTTTCTCCAGGAATACCTAAAAATCTTGGAAGACCTGCTCCAGTAGAAAGGTAGATCGCTTCAAATCCCTGATCGAAGAGGTCTTTTATAGAAATTGTCCTTCCTACGATCGTATTAGTCTGAAGTTTGACACCTAGACCTATTACGTTTTTAAGCTCCTTTTGAACGAGTTTTTTAGGAAGTCTAAATTCTGGTATACCATACATTAAGACTCCTCCAGCTGTGTGAAAGGCATCGAACATAACTACTGAGTAGCCTCTTTTGGCAAGGTCAGCTGCAGCAGAAAGACCAGAAGGGCCAGCTCCTACAACTGCGACCTTCTTATTTACGCTAGTTACTTCGATTGGCTTGTTGTATTTTTTATTATTTCTATAATCTGCAACGAATCTTTCAAGTCTACCGATTCCTACAGGCTCGTCTTTTATGCCTCTCGTACATTTTCCTTCACATTGGACCTCTTGTGGGCATACCCTACCGCAGATTGCGGGAAGATTGTTGGTCTCTGCTATTTTGTCGTAAGCTCCGTCTAGGTCATCTTCAAGGATTAGGTGGATGAATTCTGGGATTTTTACTCCTACTGGACAACCTGATACACAAGGCTTGTTTTTACATTGGATACATCTTGTAGCTTCTTCCTTGGCCATTTCTAATGTATATCCAAGACTTACCTCGTCAAAATTTTTATTTCTTACATCAGGGTCTTGTTCTGGCATTGGAACTTTTGTTTTTGCCATATTAAACTTAGCCATTTCTTACCTCCCCTGTTAGATTGCATATATGATCACGCTCTTCTGTAGCGTAATTTCTTGATCTATTCATAGCTTCATCGAAATCAACCAAGAATCCATCAAAGTCTGGACCATCTACACAAGCAAACTTCATTTCGCCTCCAACTGTAAGCCTACAGCAGCCGCACATGCCTGTTCCATCAACCATGATAGAGTTCATTGAAACTGTGGTAGGAATATCGTGAGGTCTTGTAACATTTACTACATTTTTCATCATGATTGCAGGACCGATAGTAAGGACGTGGTCGTATTCTTTTCCTTCTTTTATGAGATCTTCCAGAACTTGGGTTACAAATCCTTGTCTGCCATAAGATCCGTCGTCTGTTGTTATGTATAAATTATCTGAAGAAGCCTTAAGCTCATCTTCTAGGATTATTATATCCTTATTCTTAAAGCCCATTATCACATCTACATTAGCTCCGATTTCATGAAGGTATTTGGCTTGTGGATAGGCAATAGCAGTACCCAAGCCTCCCCCAACGACACAGACATTTTTACCTTTTAGATAATCAAGCTCGGTAGGCTTTCCCAGTGGACCTACAAAGTCGAGGAAGCCATCTCCTGCCTTTAAGGCATTCATCCTCATAGTAGTGCCGCCAACGATTTGGACAATAATAGTTACATTTTCATCATCTGTTGATGAGATGGTAAAGGGAACTCTCTCGCCTTTCTCATCAAGTCTAAGAATAATAAATTGGCCAGGCAAGGCTTTTTTTGCAATAGCTGGTGCCTTGACAACAAATTTAATGGTATTGTCATTTAGATTAGTTTTTTCTATAATTCTTGCCATAAGATCCTCCTAATATAATATTATCAAATACTAAGCTAATTTACAATAAGGGTGCAAAAGTATAGGGAAACAGTAGAGTATATATTATTGATATTATTGAAAGGAAGGAGAAATATGACAGAGAAAAAATATACTAACAAGTATTTGCTTAAAAGATTTATACCTTATTATAGACCTTACAAGAAAGTACTCACTATAGATTTATTATCAGCTGCTCTTACGACCATAAGTCAGCTAGTTCTTCCTCTATTGCTATCCTACTTAACAGATTGGGCTCAGTTGGGCCTTCTCGATATGCCTAGGCTAGGAAAGGTCGCTCTAATATACCTTGCGACTAAGTTTATAGAGGTTGTGTCAAGATTTATCATGCAATCCTATGGCCACATCATGGGGGCATTAATTGAAAAGGATATGAGAGGGGATGTCTTCTCCCATCTTTTGACCATGGATACGGAGTTTTTCAATGAGGCCAAAATTGGCCAGCTTATGGCGAGGATGACTACAGACTTAAACGAGATTACAGAATTTTCCCACCATGTACCGGAAGAATTCTTAGTAGCAGCCATTAAGCTTGCTGTATCCTTTGTAGTCCTTCTAACTATCAACTGGCAACTTTCCCTAATTATATACATCCTAATACCAATTATGTATATATTTTCTAGGAAATCCAGACAGAAGTTTAGACAGGCGACTATGAATACAAGAAAGCAAATTGGTGCCATAAACTCAGGGATCGAGGATACCCTACTTGGAATCAATGTTGTAAAAAGTTTCGCCAATGAAGATATAGAAAAGGAAAAGTTTGGCAGGGAAAATGAGAAGTTTGCCGATATCAAGAAGGACCAATACTTCAATATGGCCAAATACTTCTGTGTCAAGGATGCCTTTTCTGGCTTTATGTATGCAGTATTAATCCTTGTCGGAGGAATTTTTGTAATCCAAAAGCAAATCACTGCAGGAGATCTTATAGCCTTTACTATGTATTTAAACATGCTAGTTGCAACTATCGAAAGGCTAATTAACTTTACCGATACTTACGAGAGAGGGACAACTGGTATCGAAAGATTTGTCCAAATCATGAATCTCGATAGGGATATCTATGATAAGGATGAGGCAAGAGATTTAGAGGACGTTAAAGGAAAGATCGAATTTGACCATGTTTATTTCAAATACCCTGAGACAAAAGAGGAAGATCCTTATGTCCTAGATGATATGTCCTTTACAATTGATGTAGGAGAAAATATAGCCTTAGTTGGGCCATCTGGCGCAGGAAAGACCACTATATCCAAGCTAATCCCAAGATTTTATGATGTAGATGATGGTGCTATTAGAATCGATGGGGATAATATCAAAGACCTAACCATTGACTCCCTAAGAGATAATATTGGAATAGTACAACAAGATGTCTATCTTTTCAGTGGAACTATTAAGGATAATATCAAATACGGTAAGGAAGATGCTACAGA contains:
- a CDS encoding ABC transporter ATP-binding protein; the encoded protein is MTEKKYTNKYLLKRFIPYYRPYKKVLTIDLLSAALTTISQLVLPLLLSYLTDWAQLGLLDMPRLGKVALIYLATKFIEVVSRFIMQSYGHIMGALIEKDMRGDVFSHLLTMDTEFFNEAKIGQLMARMTTDLNEITEFSHHVPEEFLVAAIKLAVSFVVLLTINWQLSLIIYILIPIMYIFSRKSRQKFRQATMNTRKQIGAINSGIEDTLLGINVVKSFANEDIEKEKFGRENEKFADIKKDQYFNMAKYFCVKDAFSGFMYAVLILVGGIFVIQKQITAGDLIAFTMYLNMLVATIERLINFTDTYERGTTGIERFVQIMNLDRDIYDKDEARDLEDVKGKIEFDHVYFKYPETKEEDPYVLDDMSFTIDVGENIALVGPSGAGKTTISKLIPRFYDVDDGAIRIDGDNIKDLTIDSLRDNIGIVQQDVYLFSGTIKDNIKYGKEDATDREIEKAAELAGALEFIKDLPYGFDTYIGERGVKLSGGQKQRISIARVFLKNPPILILDEATSALDNKSEAIVQSSLEKLSKGRTTLTIAHRLSTIINADEILVLTYDGIVERGNHKDLLAKKGVYYNLYNSNNTDLFG
- a CDS encoding sulfide/dihydroorotate dehydrogenase-like FAD/NAD-binding protein, with translation MARIIEKTNLNDNTIKFVVKAPAIAKKALPGQFIILRLDEKGERVPFTISSTDDENVTIIVQIVGGTTMRMNALKAGDGFLDFVGPLGKPTELDYLKGKNVCVVGGGLGTAIAYPQAKYLHEIGANVDVIMGFKNKDIIILEDELKASSDNLYITTDDGSYGRQGFVTQVLEDLIKEGKEYDHVLTIGPAIMMKNVVNVTRPHDIPTTVSMNSIMVDGTGMCGCCRLTVGGEMKFACVDGPDFDGFLVDFDEAMNRSRNYATEERDHICNLTGEVRNG
- the gltA gene encoding NADPH-dependent glutamate synthase, giving the protein MAKFNMAKTKVPMPEQDPDVRNKNFDEVSLGYTLEMAKEEATRCIQCKNKPCVSGCPVGVKIPEFIHLILEDDLDGAYDKIAETNNLPAICGRVCPQEVQCEGKCTRGIKDEPVGIGRLERFVADYRNNKKYNKPIEVTSVNKKVAVVGAGPSGLSAAADLAKRGYSVVMFDAFHTAGGVLMYGIPEFRLPKKLVQKELKNVIGLGVKLQTNTIVGRTISIKDLFDQGFEAIYLSTGAGLPRFLGIPGENLNGVYSANEFLTRMNLMKAYKFPEYDTAVHIGKKVCVVGGGNVAMDAARSAKRMGADVTVVYRRSFEEMPARIEESHHAREEGIKFMNLHNPVEIIGENGWVKKVRLEKMELGEPDSSGRRRPIATGEFEECEFESVIIAIGQSPNPLIKNTNSDIDTESWGGIIIDDRTMTTKEAVFAGGDAVSGAATVILAMGAGKKAAENIDKYLREKDK